The DNA sequence AATTTTAATTTATATTTTAAAAAAAACATACTCACATCACTCAACTAATATTATTTTTGCTTTTAGTAGATCCCCACCTTTAAATTAGTACGATTAATCATTATTTTTATTAAATTTAAAACATGAAACTTCATTTATTAGACAGGAGTAGCATCAACAACAGTTCCTTTACTACAAAATCGGAAGAATATCCTTATTTTTTAAAAATATGGCATTACCATCCTGAACTTGAACTGGTAGTTATTCTTAAAAGTGAAGGAACTTGCTTTATAGGAGATAGTATTGAAAAATTCGGAAATGACGACATCATTCTAATAGGAAAAGACTTACCACATATGTGGCAAAACAACGAAGACTATTTTAAACAAGATGTAAAAGATGGAGCTAAAGCTATAGCCATTCATTTTAAACAAGATTATCTCGGAAAAGCTTTTTTTGAAACCCCCGAAATGATTCATTTAATGGAACTTTTTGATAGAGCTCGTTTGGGTATTAAATTTTTAAATATTGACAAAAATCTTATTACAGACATTAAACACATGCTTGACCTAAAAGGCTTTGATAAAACCATGGCTTTTTTAAACATACTAAATAAACTGGCAAAACATAAAAATTTTAAACAGTTGGCCAGTCAAGGGTTTATAAATTCATTTAAAACTACAAAAAGTGATACCCAAGATAAGGTACAAGCGTATATTTTTAAAAATTTTAATAAAGACATTAATTTAGAAGAAGCTGCCAAGATAGCACACATGAATACTTCTGCTTTCAGTCGATTTTTTAAACGTGTTAACCGCAAAACATTTTCGCGTTATGTTACTGAAATCAGAATTGGCTATGCGTGTAAATTATTAATGGAAAACAAATTTAATATTGCTGCTATTTGCTATGAATCTGGCTTTAATAACATTTCAAATTTTAATCGTCAATTTAAATTAGTCATGCATTGCACGCCCTCCGAATACGTAAAAAACTATAAAAATGAACTTTTAACATATTAATTTAATTGTTTTTTTTCAAAAAAAAGGAATTACCTTTTATGTTTAATTAACTTATCTTTATGAAAAAATTAAGTCCTAATACCTACTTAAAGTTACTAAACTAAATATGTATAAACTATTTTTCAAAAGACTCATTGATTTATTATTAGCAGTTTTTGGTTTTGTTATACTGCTACCCATAACTTTGATTATTTACATAACCCTATTTTTTATCAACAAAGGTAAACCTATATTTTTTCAATCAAGACCAGGAAAAAATGAAAAAATATTTAATATTATGAAGTTCAAAACCATGACAGATGGGACTGATAATACTGGAAAACTATTATCAGATGAAGATCGATTAACCAAATTTGGAAGTTTTCTCAGAAAATCATCTTTAGATGAAATCCCACAACTAGTAAATATTATAAAAGGAGACATGAGTTTAATTGGCCCGAGACCTTTAAGAGTAAGATACTTACCATTCTATACCAAAGAAGAACAAATAAGGCACACTGTAAAACCTGGCATAACAGGCTTAGCACAAATATCTGGTAGAAATTTTTTACCATGGGACGATCGTTTAAAAAAAGACATTGAATATGTAAAAAACATATCCTTTCAACTAGATGCATCTATCTTTATTAAAACCATTTTCAAAGTAGTTTCTTCAAAAGATGTAGCAATAGACTCAGAATCAGGAATGCTCGATTTTGACGAATTAAGAAAAAAATAACATTCCTAAATAATTTTCTTAGATTTAACCGATTTACAAGTATATTACTTGTTACTTTTAAATTAAATATTCTATGAAACCATTAAATAAGCTTAGAAATATTACTTTTTGGATTATTGATTACTTAAAAGGAGGATACGTAAGAAAAGACTTTTTAGAAATTAACCAAATATTTAATCTAAACTCTTTTTCCTCCTTACAACAGCAGCAAAAACCTATCTTGAATAACTTGTTAAAAACGACTGTAAATAACTCTGCCTATTATGCCAGCTATAAAAATTTCAAAAAACTAGCAGACTTCCCCGTTGTTAATAAATTAATTATTAAAAATCATTTTAATGAAATTACATTTAATAATAAAAAAGAAGAATTTATATCTGTAACCACAAGTGGATCTACGGGATCTCCTTTTAAAATTTATCAAACTAAAAGAAAAAAAACAAGAAATACCGCAGACACCCTATTTTTTGCAAAATTATCAGGCTATACTCTTGGCCAAAAATTATTATATTTAAGGTTATGGTCTGCTTATCATAAAAAAAATAAAATTATCTCTTGGCTTCAAAATACAGAACAATTAGATGTTAGTGATTTAAATGACGATACTTATTTAAAAAACTTAATGGATAAATTACAGACAGATAAATCTACAAAAGGATGGTTAGGCTATGCGTCTGGTTTTGAAACTATTTGTAAATATCTAGATCGTATTAATTCTAAACCACTAAACTGCAATGTTACATCTATAATTGCTATTGCAGAAAGACTTAACCCAGAAGTAAAATCTAAAATGCAATATTATTTTAATGTTCCAACAGTGTCTAGATATTCTAATGTTGAAAACGGAATTATAGCACAACAAATGCTCGATGACGATTGTTTTACAATAAATTGGGGAAGTTATATTGTAGAAATTTTAGATCTAGAGAAAGATAAACCTGCCAAAAATGGAGAGATTGGTCGTATTGTAGTCACAGATTTATACAATTTAGCAACTCCAATGATTAGGTATGATACTGGTGACATAGGAGCTTTTAATCTTAATACTACAGATACCATTCCTAAATTAAAAAGCATTCAAGGTAGAAAAATGGATGCTTTATTTACAACAAATGGGAATTTGCTTAATCCTTTTATTTTGCACACCTATGTTTATGCATTTCCTGAGATAAAGGAAATACAATTTATACAGCATGAAGAAAAAAAATATCAAATAAAAATTAATACTAGTATTAATTTTGAAAGTGAAAAACTACTAATTGAAAAATTTAAGAAAGACATAGGTGATGGTGCTTTAATAGACATAAATTATGTAGATGAAATTCCTTGTTTAAAATCTGGGAAAAGAAAAATCTCGGTTAATCTTTATAAAAATTAAATGGAGCAAAAAAATATATTATTCACTTGTGCCGGTAGAAGAAATTATCTTATTAATTATTTTAAGGAAGCATTAAAAGGAAATGGTTTTATCATAGCCACAGACATGCAAGCTAATGCTGCTGCTTTAATTGATGCAGATATATCTATAACTGTACCCAATATATATTCAAATTTATATATTTCTACTTTAAAAAATATCTGTATTGAGTACAAAGTAGATGCTGTCATTTCTTTAAATGACTTAGAATTACCTATTTTGTCTAAGCATAAAAATGAGTTAGAGAAAAACGGAACTAAAGTTATAATATCAGATGAATTGGCTATCGATATTTCTTTTGACAAATGGAAAACATATGAATTTTTAACTTCGATTAATTTATTAACACCAAAAACATATCTTGACTTAAACATCGTACTCAAAGATTTGGAATCAAATGAATTAAACTTTCCTTTGGTTTTAAAGCCTAGATGGGGAAGCTCCTCGATAGGAGTTGACATTGTACAAAACATTGAAGAACTTGAACTTGCCTATAAATTACTAAAAATCAAACTTTCTAGATCAACATTAAATCAAGAAAATATAAATAAAGCAATTATAATTCAACAAAAAATTGGTGGAACTGAATTTGGAATGGATGTTTTAAATAATTTTAACGGAAATTATTATGGCACTTTTGTAAGAGAGAAATTATCAATGAGATTTGGTGAAACAGACAAAGCTAAATCTGTAATAAATGCTGAAATTAGTAAAGTTGGAGAGGTAATCTCTAAAAATTTGCATCATTTTGGAAATTTAGATTGCGACGTTTTTATTGAAGAAAATAATATATATGTTTTAGAATTAAATCCAAGATTTGGTGGCGGTTACCCATTCTCTCATGAGGCTGGAATAAACATTGCAGCAATTTATATTGAATGGATTAAGGGAGGAAATAATATTGATAAATATAATAATTATAAAGATAATATATCATTTTCAAAATGTGATAGATTAATAAAAATTCCTTCTTAAACCATTTTTAAAAGTTCTAATTAATTTTTATTGTAAATCGTTTAAAAGCTAAATACATTTTAATTTTTTATCGTTACTACAATTTAATGACACTTAACTTTTTTATACATGTTTTTTTGTAAATATACACTTAATTAAAAACTATAAAAATGAACTTTTAACATATTAGATTGAATTGAAAAAAGTTCTCATTTATCAAAAAAAAACAATAACACTTTGCTTTATTAAAGCTAATTTAACTCAAGCAGCAAAATTAGTATTATTATAAATCAAAATTTAGGGAGATTTAGGCCTTTTTTCCTTGTATTATTGTAACTTAATTCTCTTTAATCTTTAACACATGAAAGTAGGTTTATTTATTCCCTGTTATATAAATCAATTATATCCACAAGTTGGAAAAGCCACTTTAGAGCTTCTGGAAAAACTCAATGTAGAGGTTGTTTATCCATCTGGGCAAACCTGTTGTGGACAACCTATGGCCAATTCTGGTTACGAATCAGAATCTATGGGCACTTGCAATAATTTTGTTGAAAATTTTAAAGGTTTTGACTATATCGTCACCCCTTCTGGAAGTTGTGCTTATCATGTAAAAAAACATTACAATATCATTCCTCAAACGGAAGACGTTGTAAATGTAAGGAACAATGTTTATGAATTATGCGACTTTATTTTAAACGTTCTAAAAATAAAAAATCTTGACGCCTCCTTTCCTTACAAAGTAGGTATTCATAAAAGCTGCCATGGGTTAAGAGGATTAAGATTAGGTTCGTGCTCCGAAGTAGTTGGACACCCATATTCCTATATAGAAGAACTACTTCAAGAAGTAAAAGGCGTTGAAATCATGACATTGCAAAGAAGTGATGAATGTTGTGGTTTTGGTGGTACATTTGCTGTCACTGAGGAAGCGGTATCTGTAAAAATGGGTAAAGATAAAATTCAAGACCATTTAAATA is a window from the Pseudalgibacter alginicilyticus genome containing:
- a CDS encoding ATP-grasp domain-containing protein — its product is MEQKNILFTCAGRRNYLINYFKEALKGNGFIIATDMQANAAALIDADISITVPNIYSNLYISTLKNICIEYKVDAVISLNDLELPILSKHKNELEKNGTKVIISDELAIDISFDKWKTYEFLTSINLLTPKTYLDLNIVLKDLESNELNFPLVLKPRWGSSSIGVDIVQNIEELELAYKLLKIKLSRSTLNQENINKAIIIQQKIGGTEFGMDVLNNFNGNYYGTFVREKLSMRFGETDKAKSVINAEISKVGEVISKNLHHFGNLDCDVFIEENNIYVLELNPRFGGGYPFSHEAGINIAAIYIEWIKGGNNIDKYNNYKDNISFSKCDRLIKIPS
- a CDS encoding AraC family transcriptional regulator; this encodes MKLHLLDRSSINNSSFTTKSEEYPYFLKIWHYHPELELVVILKSEGTCFIGDSIEKFGNDDIILIGKDLPHMWQNNEDYFKQDVKDGAKAIAIHFKQDYLGKAFFETPEMIHLMELFDRARLGIKFLNIDKNLITDIKHMLDLKGFDKTMAFLNILNKLAKHKNFKQLASQGFINSFKTTKSDTQDKVQAYIFKNFNKDINLEEAAKIAHMNTSAFSRFFKRVNRKTFSRYVTEIRIGYACKLLMENKFNIAAICYESGFNNISNFNRQFKLVMHCTPSEYVKNYKNELLTY
- a CDS encoding sugar transferase, whose translation is MYKLFFKRLIDLLLAVFGFVILLPITLIIYITLFFINKGKPIFFQSRPGKNEKIFNIMKFKTMTDGTDNTGKLLSDEDRLTKFGSFLRKSSLDEIPQLVNIIKGDMSLIGPRPLRVRYLPFYTKEEQIRHTVKPGITGLAQISGRNFLPWDDRLKKDIEYVKNISFQLDASIFIKTIFKVVSSKDVAIDSESGMLDFDELRKK
- a CDS encoding (Fe-S)-binding protein, whose amino-acid sequence is MKVGLFIPCYINQLYPQVGKATLELLEKLNVEVVYPSGQTCCGQPMANSGYESESMGTCNNFVENFKGFDYIVTPSGSCAYHVKKHYNIIPQTEDVVNVRNNVYELCDFILNVLKIKNLDASFPYKVGIHKSCHGLRGLRLGSCSEVVGHPYSYIEELLQEVKGVEIMTLQRSDECCGFGGTFAVTEEAVSVKMGKDKIQDHLNSGVEVITATDTSCLMHLEGLVTRNKQPLKILHIAEILNSHL